A genomic segment from Pyrodictium occultum encodes:
- a CDS encoding FAD-dependent oxidoreductase, whose product MAGQKKRVVIIGGGIAGMGAAHNLVDRVGDQVEVTVITKDPFYMTGPSRPLLLTGEQKYERMIRGYEEAAAKGINFVFGNVYKIDPAERRVYYTESPTRSYVTRKENSIEYDYLIVAPGIVFDGSSIEGYRENWHRIANVYEPGRVDVLKHRVWTATKGTVVVYAPPMPYRCAPAPTETAMAIDQVLRYRGVRNNFRIVHVDANPKTQPPVIADVVARLYEEAGIELITSQKIVEITPNEVVLESGEKIEYTILALLEPNRAPRFIAEAGLGDPWMEVRNPTDPRSPKYDDVLAAGDTAKLPFPKNQEIAYESALYASNKIIEELGGQPASVQYAFLGWAYVGNTQGKLETLSVQFGLNFTTQPPKPSKDPEPKRDYTLQKDRWEQSYLNRLFHPKEEQK is encoded by the coding sequence ATGGCCGGCCAGAAGAAGAGGGTAGTCATAATCGGCGGCGGCATAGCCGGCATGGGCGCGGCCCACAACCTGGTGGACCGCGTCGGCGACCAGGTAGAGGTGACGGTCATAACCAAGGACCCGTTCTACATGACCGGGCCCAGCCGCCCCCTGCTCCTGACCGGCGAGCAGAAGTATGAGAGGATGATACGCGGCTACGAGGAGGCTGCCGCCAAGGGCATCAACTTCGTGTTCGGCAACGTCTACAAGATCGACCCGGCCGAGCGCCGCGTCTACTACACCGAGTCCCCCACCAGGAGCTACGTCACCAGGAAGGAGAACAGCATAGAGTACGACTACCTCATAGTAGCCCCGGGCATCGTGTTCGACGGCTCCAGCATAGAGGGCTACAGGGAGAACTGGCACAGGATAGCCAACGTCTATGAGCCCGGCCGCGTGGACGTGCTGAAGCACCGCGTATGGACCGCCACCAAGGGCACAGTCGTCGTCTACGCCCCGCCCATGCCCTACCGCTGTGCCCCCGCCCCGACCGAGACAGCTATGGCCATCGACCAGGTGCTCCGCTACCGCGGCGTGAGGAACAACTTCAGGATAGTCCACGTGGACGCCAATCCGAAGACCCAGCCCCCCGTGATAGCCGACGTGGTGGCCAGGCTCTACGAGGAGGCCGGCATAGAGCTGATAACAAGCCAGAAGATAGTCGAGATAACCCCCAACGAGGTAGTGCTCGAGAGCGGCGAGAAGATAGAGTACACGATACTAGCCCTCCTGGAGCCCAACCGCGCCCCCAGGTTCATAGCCGAGGCGGGCCTCGGAGACCCCTGGATGGAGGTAAGGAACCCCACCGACCCCAGGAGCCCGAAGTACGACGACGTGCTGGCGGCCGGCGACACCGCGAAGCTGCCCTTCCCCAAGAACCAGGAGATAGCCTACGAGAGCGCCCTGTACGCATCCAACAAGATCATAGAGGAGCTGGGCGGCCAGCCGGCCAGCGTCCAGTACGCCTTCCTCGGCTGGGCCTACGTGGGCAACACCCAGGGCAAGCTGGAGACACTCAGCGTCCAGTTCGGCCTCAACTTCACCACCCAGCCGCCGAAGCCCAGCAAGGACCCGGAGCCCAAGCGCGACTACACCCTCCAGAAGGACCGCTGGGAGCAGAGCTACCTCAACCGCCTCTTCCACCCCAAGGAGGAGCAGAAGTAG